One segment of Stomatobaculum sp. F0698 DNA contains the following:
- a CDS encoding GNAT family N-acetyltransferase: protein MIELGAMKRDSIVKLCEDSRISLVRAAAEGKGRAFVPTLESPSCCLVLTGGFSYLVGMPLRGAASLDLYHVLAKECGDTSILAEDVRWDEWIETKFSGRFRTVSRYLLRAPEEGFDFKALELRTEVPTEYEIREVTAPLFKRLGELRFSENLTASFADADVFAAYGIGYVALQDKVPVSACLAYVHSEEIMDVKAATEKGYRHKGLASASGASLLLRFKEKARIPDWDADSLFSASLGERLGYHTEREYKVYQIAVE, encoded by the coding sequence ATGATAGAGCTTGGCGCAATGAAACGAGACAGTATTGTGAAGTTGTGTGAAGACAGCCGCATTTCACTGGTGCGAGCTGCCGCGGAGGGAAAGGGTAGAGCATTTGTGCCGACCTTGGAAAGTCCTTCCTGCTGCCTGGTTCTGACCGGCGGGTTCTCTTATCTGGTCGGCATGCCGCTGCGCGGCGCGGCCTCTCTGGACCTCTATCACGTATTGGCAAAGGAGTGCGGGGATACCAGCATACTCGCGGAAGATGTGCGCTGGGATGAATGGATTGAAACGAAATTTTCAGGGCGGTTCCGCACGGTTTCACGTTATCTCCTGCGTGCGCCGGAAGAGGGCTTTGACTTTAAAGCCTTAGAGCTGCGAACCGAGGTACCTACGGAGTATGAGATTCGTGAGGTCACTGCGCCGCTCTTCAAGCGCCTCGGTGAGCTTCGCTTCAGTGAAAATCTGACGGCGAGTTTTGCGGATGCGGATGTTTTTGCGGCCTACGGCATCGGCTACGTCGCCCTGCAAGACAAAGTTCCTGTCAGTGCCTGCCTTGCGTATGTGCACAGCGAGGAAATTATGGATGTGAAGGCGGCCACGGAGAAGGGCTACCGGCACAAAGGACTGGCTTCGGCCTCCGGCGCCTCGCTCTTGCTCCGCTTCAAGGAGAAGGCCAGAATTCCGGATTGGGATGCGGACAGCCTTTTTTCGGCGAGCCTCGGCGAGCGCCTCGGTTATCACACGGAGCGCGAGTACAAGGTCTATCAAATCGCGGTCGAATAA
- a CDS encoding HAD-IA family hydrolase, translated as MRLTAVLFDLDGTLTESGEGIMNAARAGLSAVGREAGDSKMLKKLIGPPLSEGFSQIYGLGSEEIPNAVRAFRAYYESKGIFENKLYPGAAELLQTLEVSGKKLYLASSKPEFQAKRVLAHFSLDTFFAGVAGGDDSRDGGDKEKIMARLISAYAIDVRSAVMVGDRAYDVRAARSMGMPSIGVDYGYGSRRELEESGASYIVSSIHSLQELLMRGLNE; from the coding sequence ATGCGACTTACAGCGGTTTTGTTTGATTTGGACGGCACGCTGACCGAGTCGGGCGAGGGCATTATGAATGCAGCGCGTGCCGGACTTTCGGCGGTCGGTAGAGAGGCGGGAGACAGTAAGATGCTCAAAAAACTGATCGGGCCGCCGCTCTCCGAGGGCTTTTCACAGATATACGGACTCGGAAGCGAAGAAATACCGAACGCGGTTCGCGCATTTCGAGCCTATTACGAGAGCAAGGGCATTTTTGAAAACAAGCTTTACCCGGGGGCGGCGGAATTGCTGCAGACACTTGAGGTGAGCGGCAAAAAACTGTATCTTGCAAGTTCCAAACCGGAGTTTCAGGCGAAACGGGTGCTCGCACATTTTTCACTCGACACATTTTTTGCGGGTGTTGCGGGCGGTGATGACAGCCGTGACGGCGGAGACAAGGAAAAAATCATGGCGCGGCTCATTTCGGCGTACGCAATCGATGTAAGAAGTGCTGTTATGGTCGGAGATCGCGCCTACGATGTGCGCGCGGCACGCAGCATGGGTATGCCGAGTATCGGTGTCGACTACGGCTACGGAAGCCGGAGAGAGTTGGAAGAGTCCGGCGCAAGCTATATTGTTTCTTCGATACATTCTCTGCAAGAACTCCTCATGCGAGGGCTGAACGAATAA